In Brachyhypopomus gauderio isolate BG-103 chromosome 11, BGAUD_0.2, whole genome shotgun sequence, a single genomic region encodes these proteins:
- the cplx2b gene encoding complexin-2, producing the protein MDFVMKQALGGATKDMGKMLGGEEEKDPDAQKKEEERQEALRQQEEERKAKHARMEAEREKVRQTIRDKYGLKKKEEKEAEEKAAMEQACEGSLTRPKKAIPAGCGDDDDEDEESILDTVLKFLPGPLQDMFKK; encoded by the exons GGGCCACAAAAGACATGGGGAAAATGTTaggtggagaagaggagaaagacCCAGATGCCCAGAAGAAGGaagaagagagacaggaggcacTGAGGCaacaggaggaagagaggaaggcCAAACACGCTCGCATGGAGGCAGAAAGGGAAAAGGTCAGACAGACCATACGGGACAAG TATGGActgaagaagaaagaggagaaggaggCAGAGGAGAAAGCAGCTATGGAACAAGCCTGTGAGGGCTCACTAACCCGCCCCAAAAAGGCCATCCCTGCGGGGTGtggggatgatgatgatgaagacgaGGAGAGCATTTTAGACACCGTCCTGAAATTTCTTCCTGGACCACTTCAGGACATGTTTAAAAAGTAA